In Numida meleagris isolate 19003 breed g44 Domestic line chromosome 3, NumMel1.0, whole genome shotgun sequence, the following are encoded in one genomic region:
- the USP45 gene encoding ubiquitin carboxyl-terminal hydrolase 45 isoform X5 — protein sequence MRVKDPSRANSEKTKRSKRHNRPQDEDSSDDIAVSFSLGLTCQHVSQAVDVHHVKRAVAQSIWSICSECLKERRMSDGEPVAPSDIWLCLKCGSQGCSKNSEGQHSLKHFQTARTEPHCIVISLSTWIIWCYECDEELSTHCNKKALAQIVDFLQKHGSRAEPSSSKIIRLRDDSSETSEILKGKSSGNGASIPVKGINNLGNTCFFNAVMQNLAQTHILNELMYEMKEKGTKLKICHTSDSQLDPLVVNLSSPGPLTSAMFLFLHSMREAGRGPLSPKVLFSQLCQKAPRFKGFQQQDSQELLHYLLDAMRIEETKRIQTGILKAFNNPTTKTADEETRRKVKDFNSERTFH from the exons ATGCGGGTGAAAGATCCATCAAGAGCTAACTCTGAGAAAACGAAGAGAAGCAAAAGGCATAACAGGCCACAGGATGAAGACTCTTCAGATGATATTGCAG TGTCATTTTCTTTAGGCTTAACCTGCCAGCACGTGAGCCAAGCAGTAGATGTGCATCATGTGAAGAGAGCGGTAGCTCAGAGCATTTGGTCAATATGTTCAGAGTGTCTGAAGGAAAGGCGGATGAGTGATGGTGAGCCTGTGGCACCTTCAGACATATGGCTGTGTCTCAAGTGTGGCTCTCAG GGATGTAGTAAGAACTCAGAAGGACAGCATTCTCTAAAACACTTCCAAACAGCACGCACAGAACCTCATTGCATTGTTATCAGTCTCAGTACATGGATCATATG GTGTTATGAATGTGATGAGGAGCTGTCAACACATTGCAACAAAAAGGCTTTGGCTCAGATAGTTGACTTTCTTCAAAAACATGGTTCCAGGGCTGAACCAA GTTCATCAAAAATCATACGACTCCGTGATGACAGCAGTGAAACAAGTGAaattctgaaagggaaaagttCTGGTAATGGTGCATCAATTCCAgttaaaggaataaataatttagGAAATACGTGCTTTTTTAATGCTGTCATGCAG aatttgGCACAGACTCACATACTAAATGAACTGATGTAtgagatgaaggaaaaaggaacaaagttaAAAATCTGTCATACTTCAGACTCCCAGTTG GATCCTTTGGTGGTAAACCTGTCCAGCCCAGGACCCTTGACTTCAGCGATGTTCTTGTTCCTTCACAGCATGAGGGAGGCTGGAAGAGGTCCTCTTTCTCCCAAAGTACTGTTCAGCCAGCTTTGTCAAAA GGCTCCTCGATTTAAGGGattccagcagcaggacagccaaGAGCTTCTGCACTATTTGCTGGATGCAATGAGGATTGAAGAAACAAAG CGTATACAAACTGGTAtcttaaaagcatttaataatCCAACAACTAAGACAGCAGATGAAGAAACTAGAAGAAAAGTCAAAG ATTTCAACAGTGAAAGAACCTTTCATTGA
- the TSTD3 gene encoding thiosulfate sulfurtransferase/rhodanese-like domain-containing protein 3 gives MAACGWCRGRAARALRTAGGSLWGPWGAVPEPRAVSVPSSSLCSERESSVSYQELKDLKKANVLHIDVRERWEIDRDGKIPASINIPLNELVEALQMNPADFKEQYNQKMPAKSDHVVFSCFAGTRSKQALSFATSLGFSRVQHYAGGFEDWAKHESPQKK, from the exons ATGGCTGCCTGCGGCTGGtgccggggccgggcggcgcgGGCTCTGCGGACGGCGGGCGGCAGCCTCTGGGGGCCGTGGGGGGCGGTACCCG AGCCGAGGGCGGTAAGTGTCCcctcctccagcctctgctccGAGAGGGAGAGCAGCGTGTCGTACCAGGAGCTCAAGGACCTGAAGAAAGCCAACGTCCTCCACATCGATGTTCGAGAGAGGTGGGAGATCGACAGAGATGGGAAAATCCCGGCATCCATCAACATACCAT TGAATGAGTTAGTGGAAGCTTTGCAGATGAATCCAGCAGACTTTAAGGAGCAGTACAATCAGAAGATGCCTGCCAAGTCAGACCATGTGGttttctcctgctttgcagGAACAAGAAGTAAACAAGCACTGAGTTTTGCTACTTCCCTGGGTTTCAGCAG AGTTCAGCACTATGCTGGTGGCTTTGAGGACTGGGCAAAACATGAGTCTccacagaaaaaatga
- the USP45 gene encoding ubiquitin carboxyl-terminal hydrolase 45 isoform X4, with translation MRVKDPSRANSEKTKRSKRHNRPQDEDSSDDIAVSFSLGLTCQHVSQAVDVHHVKRAVAQSIWSICSECLKERRMSDGEPVAPSDIWLCLKCGSQGCSKNSEGQHSLKHFQTARTEPHCIVISLSTWIIWCYECDEELSTHCNKKALAQIVDFLQKHGSRAEPSSSKIIRLRDDSSETSEILKGKSSGNGASIPVKGINNLGNTCFFNAVMQNLAQTHILNELMYEMKEKGTKLKICHTSDSQLDPLVVNLSSPGPLTSAMFLFLHSMREAGRGPLSPKVLFSQLCQKAPRFKGFQQQDSQELLHYLLDAMRIEETKRIQTGILKAFNNPTTKTADEETRRKVKAYGREGVKMNFIDRIFVGELTSTVMCEECENISTVKEPFIDLSLPIIEERVAKPVPLGRTNKSKSTHEADLGQYTCSSISTLNNQPKIVKKHTSTKDKVLIS, from the exons ATGCGGGTGAAAGATCCATCAAGAGCTAACTCTGAGAAAACGAAGAGAAGCAAAAGGCATAACAGGCCACAGGATGAAGACTCTTCAGATGATATTGCAG TGTCATTTTCTTTAGGCTTAACCTGCCAGCACGTGAGCCAAGCAGTAGATGTGCATCATGTGAAGAGAGCGGTAGCTCAGAGCATTTGGTCAATATGTTCAGAGTGTCTGAAGGAAAGGCGGATGAGTGATGGTGAGCCTGTGGCACCTTCAGACATATGGCTGTGTCTCAAGTGTGGCTCTCAG GGATGTAGTAAGAACTCAGAAGGACAGCATTCTCTAAAACACTTCCAAACAGCACGCACAGAACCTCATTGCATTGTTATCAGTCTCAGTACATGGATCATATG GTGTTATGAATGTGATGAGGAGCTGTCAACACATTGCAACAAAAAGGCTTTGGCTCAGATAGTTGACTTTCTTCAAAAACATGGTTCCAGGGCTGAACCAA GTTCATCAAAAATCATACGACTCCGTGATGACAGCAGTGAAACAAGTGAaattctgaaagggaaaagttCTGGTAATGGTGCATCAATTCCAgttaaaggaataaataatttagGAAATACGTGCTTTTTTAATGCTGTCATGCAG aatttgGCACAGACTCACATACTAAATGAACTGATGTAtgagatgaaggaaaaaggaacaaagttaAAAATCTGTCATACTTCAGACTCCCAGTTG GATCCTTTGGTGGTAAACCTGTCCAGCCCAGGACCCTTGACTTCAGCGATGTTCTTGTTCCTTCACAGCATGAGGGAGGCTGGAAGAGGTCCTCTTTCTCCCAAAGTACTGTTCAGCCAGCTTTGTCAAAA GGCTCCTCGATTTAAGGGattccagcagcaggacagccaaGAGCTTCTGCACTATTTGCTGGATGCAATGAGGATTGAAGAAACAAAG CGTATACAAACTGGTAtcttaaaagcatttaataatCCAACAACTAAGACAGCAGATGAAGAAACTAGAAGAAAAGTCAAAG CATATGGAAGAGAGGGTGTGAAGATGAACTTCATAGATAGGATCTTTGTTGGTGAATTGACTAGCACTGTCATGTGTGAGGAATGTGAAAAT ATTTCAACAGTGAAAGAACCTTTCATTGATCTTTCACTTCCTATAATAGAAGAGAGG GTTGCAAAACCCGTGCCTTTGGGAAGaacaaataaaagtaaaagTACACATGAAGCAGATCTCGGACAGTATACCTGTTCTTCCATCAGTACACTGAATAATCAGCCCAAAATTGTCAAGAAACACACTTCAACAAAGGATAAG